The following are from one region of the Aspergillus chevalieri M1 DNA, chromosome 1, nearly complete sequence genome:
- a CDS encoding velvet factor family protein (COG:S;~EggNog:ENOG410PHB7;~InterPro:IPR038491,IPR021740,IPR037525;~PFAM:PF11754): MYAVEERSHLPPPPPPLSMDRIPPPSSAYPTPGSAGPVGTSDHLAPFSARHNGRIWSLQVVQQPIRARMCGFGDKDRRPITPPPCIRLIVQDEQTGKEIDINEIDTSYYVLTVDLWNADGTTEVNLVKHSANSPSISTAMASSYPPPPAQNISPTYPTYAQSPYGQPVGYPPNSYYGASPQMYQNAYPNPQNPYYPYYGGHMPMSPATQPAAGPGGMFTRNLIGGLSASAFRLTDPDNKIGVWFIMQDLSVRTEGTFRLKMSFTNVGKICPESGNVTPVINHGSAPILATVFSEPFQVFSAKKFPGVIESTQLSKCFALQGIKIPIRKDGVKGTRGRGGDGDDEGDDYD, encoded by the exons ATGTACGCTGTCGAGGAAAGGTCCCATcttccgcctccgccgccacctCTCTCTATGGATCGCATtcctcctccgtcgtctGCTTATCCAACCCCCGGGTCGGCGGGCCCTGTGGGCACATCCGACCATCTGGCGCCGTTCTCAGCAAGACACAATGGTCGAATCTGGTCGTTACAAGTGGTGCAGCAGCCCATTCGTGCTCGGATGTGTGGTTTTGGTGACAAG GACCGGAGACCGATTACACCCCCGCCATGCATTCGTCTGATCGTGCAAGATGAGCAGACTGGGAAGGAGATTGACATCAA TGAGATCGATACATCCTATTATGTCCTCACGGTCGACCTTTGGAATGCCGACGGTACTACCGAAGTGAATCTGGTCAAACATTCGGCCAACTCGCCTTCGATTTCGACAGCCATGGCATCTTCCTACCCCCCTCCGCCGGCCCAGAACATCTCTCCTACCTACCCAACCTACGCGCAGAGCCCATATGGCCAACCCGTCGGATACCCGCCGAACAGTTACTATGGGGCTAGTCCTCAGATGTACCAAAACGCGTACCCCAATCCACAAAATCCCTACTACCCTTACTACGGAGGTCATATGCCCATGTCCCCGGCCACCCAACCTGCTGCAGGGCCTGGGGGGATGTTCACACGCAATCTGATCGGTGGTCTCAGCGCCAGCGCCTTCCGGCTTACAGATCCCGACAACAAGATTGGTGTGTGGTTTATTATGCAGGACTTGAGTGTGCGGACCGAAGGCACTTTCCG ACTCAAGATGAGCTTTACTAATGTCGGGAAAATCTGTCCGGAAAGCGGGAATGTTACCCCGGTGATCAATCATGGCTCTGCCCCGATCCTGGCAACTGTATTTTCCGAGCCCTTCCAGGTGTTCTCGGCTAAGAAGTTCCCCGGTGTGATTGAAAGTACGCAGCTTAGCAAGTGCTTCGCTTTGCAAGGAATTAAGATCCCAATCCGTAAAGATGGTGTCAAAGGGACCCGTGGCCGGGGTGGAGATGGAGACGATGAGGGTGACGACTACGATTAA
- a CDS encoding uncharacterized protein (COG:S;~EggNog:ENOG410PPN3) — protein sequence MVNETSAAPPPPPVAKKFPAPAPVPKPPVVSPTGPEGAFLVELMMYNGSPFKDHWAYWISSRVNPDVGVAMDAAGDVRSGFEFQIRRNLDLTDSSNQPWKRVPLQWVDGKHFDEARMFNGGEFKVDTVPVCGFEASAHKVKVPEKSLNSVEEMVDTSDVGKKISQRNCQTWIVESADQLVKDDIFNKGAATYLHAVRQ from the exons ATGGTAAACGAGACAAGCGCCgcacctcctccacctccagtCGCCAAGAAATTCCCTGCTCCCGCTCCGGTCCCCAAACCGCCAGTTGTATCTCCAACAGGTCCCGAAGGAGCCTTCCTTGTGGAGTTGATGATGTACAATGGCTCACCCTTCAAAGACCATTGGGCGTACTGGATATCCTCCCGTGTAAACCCTGATGTTGGTGTCGCGATGGACGCAGCTGGTGATGTGCGGAGTGGTTTCGAGTTTCAGATCAGGCGCAACCTCGATTTAACCGATTCTTCGAACCAGCCATGGAAAAGGGTTCCATTACAATGGGTGGATGGAAAGCATTTCGATGAAGCCAGAATGTTCAACGGTGGGGAGTTCAAAGTCGACACGGTACCAGTCTGCGGTTTTGAAGCCAGCGCGCACAAAGTCAAGGTTCCGGAAAAGTCTTTGAACTCGGTTGAGGAGATG GTGGATACAAGCGACGTTGGAAAGAAAATCTCACAGCGGAACTGCCAGACTTGGATCGTCGAATCCGCAGACCAGCTCGTTAAAGACGATATCTTCAACAAGGGGGCTGCGACCTATCTTCACGCAGTCCGGCAGTGA
- a CDS encoding uncharacterized protein (COG:S;~EggNog:ENOG410PW10;~InterPro:IPR033433,IPR032514,IPR014870;~PFAM:PF17168,PF16335,PF08760) — protein sequence MRQPSPPFFLPHILWQFEIHIYPVRSFWLPGDLAANLPTGSPKFWYGNDLTWSVIARVDSQAYSLFGVTNTLDGVQEATVIAANFTSTHSIFTLEAGSKTFTLDFLSPVSPQNLLRQSLPFSYLTVSVSGGSSESVQIYSDIDASWTGKPNNAGWRFSTNGSTSIYHVSPANAVPFTQNTENQALWGQVLYASRPSSQSTLSSASGALSTIRSQFVKDGALNGNNADWTSNGVVGLAHDLGNVSGTVSVTFAIGHVHEEAINYLGNTQTGYYRTQYPSAVSAISHFLDDYTDAASEATTVDNFIQQKGESAHSSNYSDVLALSLRQTYGGIELTVPYDSLDANEARAFIKEISSNGNINTVDVIYATFPVLYILSPEILRLLIEPIFDYMESDAYSETFAVHDLGTHYPNATGHNPDGEDMPVEESGNIIILTYAYQLATGNTDLTSAYSSLLEQYAQYLQKDGKYPSNQLSLNDALGPIANQTNLAMKAAVGLNIYGKITNQDDYTAQGKSIAHALYEERLGTDADGTYFTIQYGNDTWFLVYNHYGDVLFDLDLFSDEAYNATTNFYPTVRKAAGVALEGGIEWGQTNWQGFVAATVDGTTRDLFISDLHAYIANGQNRAPFSDRYWVADSGDNAAGNYFKFRARPTLGSHFALLALQGGDQWSSYSS from the exons ATGCGGCAACCTTCTCcccccttcttcctcccgcATATCCTCTGGCAGTTCGAAATCCATATCTATCCAGTTCGTTCTT TTTGGCTCCCTGGAGACTTGGCAGCTAATTTGCCAACCGGATCTCCAAAATTCTGGTATGGGAATGACTTGACCTGGTCTGTCATTGCACGTGTCGATAGCCAGGCATACAGCCTGTTTGGCGTGACCAATACGCTTGATGGAGTGCAGGAAGCTACCGTGATTGCGGCCAACTTTACCTCGACGCACAGCATCTTCACCTTAGAAGCCGGGTCAAAGACGTTCACATTGGACTTTTTGTCCCCCGTGTCGCCTCAGAACCTGCTGCGTCAGTCTCTGCCATTCTCTTATCTCACTGTTTCTGTGAGCGGGGGTTCCAGTGAATCCGTACAGATCTACTCGGACATCGATGCTTCCTGGACGGGCAAGCCCAACAATGCGGGATGGCGGTTCTCAACCAACGGTTCGACATCTATTTACCATGTCAGCCCTGCGAATGCTGTTCCCTTCACCCAGAATACAGAGAATCAGGCGCTTTGGGGCCAGGTTCTTTACGCCAGCCGCCCGTCTAGTCAGAGTACCTTATCGTCCGCTTCTGGAGCACTGTCAACCATTCGCTCCCAGTTCGTCAAAGATGGCGCATTGAATGGCAACAATGCGGACTGGACTTCAAACGGAGTTGTAGGATTGGCTCACGACCTGGGCAACGTATCTGGAACGGTTTCTGTCACCTTTGCCATCGGTCATGTTCACGAAGAAGCCATCAATTATCTGGGCAATACGCAGACGGGATATTACCGAACTCAGTACCCAAGCGCTGTATCTGCTATCTCGCACTTTTTGGATGACTACACGGATGCTGCAAGCGAAGCAACGACAGTGGATAACTTTATCCAGCAGAAGGGGGAGTCGGCTCATAGTTCCAACTATTCTGATGTCCTCGCGTTGTCTCTACGGCAGACCTACGGTGGAATTGAGCTAACCGTGCCGTATGACTCGCTGGATGCGAATGAAGCCCGCGCGTTCATCAAGGAAATCTCCAGTAACGGTAACATTAATACGGTGGACGTCATCTACGCGACGTTCCCCGTGCTCTATATTCTTAGTCCTGAGATTCTCAGACTCCTCATTGAGCCGATCTTCGATTACATGGAGAGTGATGCCTACAGCGAAACGTTTGCCGTTCACGATCTTGGAACACACTATCCCAACGCGACAGGCCATAACCCGGATGGAGAGGATATGCCAGTCGAGGAAAGCggcaatatcatcatcctaACCTACGCCTACCAGCTGGCAACGGGCAACACTGACCTCACGAGTGCATATTCCTCGCTGTTGGAGCAGTACGCCCAGTACCTGCAGAAGGACGGCAAGTACCCCTCAAACCAGCTATCTCTCAATGACGCTCTGGGTCCCATTGCCAATCAAACAAATCTGGCCATGAAGGCTGCGGTGGGACTCAATATCTACGGCAAGATTACCAACCAGGACGACTACACGGCTCAAGGGAAATCCATCGCCCATGCCCTGTACGAAGAGCGTCTAGGAACGGACGCAGATGGGACTTACTTTACCATCCAGTACGGAAACGACACTTGGTTCCTGGTATACAACCACTACGGCGACGTCCTCTTCGATCTGGACCTCTTCTCCGACGAGGCCTACAACGCTACGACAAATTTTTACCCAACAGTCCGCAAGGCGGCAGGCGTCGCTCTGGAAGGTGGTATCGAATGGGGCCAGACAAACTGGCAGGGTTTTGTCGCTGCGACGGTTGACGGGACGACTCGAGACTTGTTCATCTCAGACTTGCATGCGTACATCGCCAACGGGCAGAATCGTGCCCCCTTCTCAGACCGATACTGGGTCGCGGATAGTGGTGATAATGCCGCGGGAAATTACTTTAAGTTCCGGGCACGGCCGACATTGGGGAGTCACTTTGCTCTGTTGGCTTTACAGGGCGGGGATCAGTGGTCTTCCTATAGTTCATAG
- a CDS encoding DUF3602 domain-containing protein (COG:S;~EggNog:ENOG410PS43;~InterPro:IPR022024;~PFAM:PF12223), with the protein MGRQISHGRGGAGNIYSKEHKEQPASHKDFVTPTIKQDVYTTGRGGSGNMVYNDPERPEIARESQDVETPPLRVEEAPHHTGRGGAANAYVPSADEEKLVREQEEEQLRRVYTASRDRLKDVLESQEERQSDAASK; encoded by the exons ATGGGTCGCCAAATATCCCACGGCCGAGGAGGCGCAG GCAACATCTACTCCAAAGAACACAAAGAACAACCCGCATCACACAAAGACTTCGTGACCCCCACCATCAAACAAGACGTCTACACCACCGGCCGCGGCGGGTCGGGGAATATGGTATACAACGACCCGGAGCGCCCGGAAATTGCGCGCGAAAGTCAGGACGTCGAGACGCCGCCGCTGCGAGTTGAGGAGGCGCCGCATCATACTGGGAGGG GTGGTGCCGCGAATGCGTACGTCCCCTCGGCAGACGAAGAGAAGCTGGTGCGTGAGCAGGAGGAGGAACAGTTGCGGCGGGTCTATACAGCTTCGAGGGATCGGTTGAAGGATGTGCTTGAGTCGCAGGAGGAGAGGCAGTCGGATGCGGCATCGAAGTAA
- a CDS encoding uncharacterized protein (COG:K;~EggNog:ENOG410Q2S4;~TransMembrane:2 (o180-198i324-346o)), with amino-acid sequence MSLINGRKSSRDCSCRDRRTLKRNERQCLNHHLYNSAPRIWARSRPSAHQLSIAKTTKTQPTMTDPSRTSTSLCRRLTNQLNINDLELIMHWHSSTYRSVSRDSTVEGIWQKTVPQEAVQHPFLMHGLLALSSLDRACSSGGRVREERVRTAQQHQARAMGGLSAVRRLENSRSLSTCNAMFALACVMVYYDLALPLLTSPAEGRSALDEFCRVLEQIRESIVVMAEVLDRVREGELCPLIREDEVRPKMPDTSRLAIQSLRRRNGILAARDPTHETDTYESTIQHLSAALERLAEGGEPTIIAIRWIWFIPSRFIELMSTREPFALVILAHFAVIMHSLQGHWWMGEWGNRVLEVIGQTLDAEWRQSISWVIDATGCYIPL; translated from the exons ATGTCTTTGATAAATGGCCGCAAGTCGTCGCGAGACTGTTCTTGTAGGGATAGACGGACTCTGAAG CGAAATGAACGCCAATGCCTCAACCACCACCTATACAACTCTGCTCCACGAATCTGGGCCAGATCTCGGCCATCCGCCCACCAACTCTCAATAgcaaaaacaacaaaaacaCAACCAACCATGACCGACCCCAGTCGAACATCAACATCTTTATGCCGCCGCCTCACAAACCAACTCAACATCAACGACCTAGAACTAATAATGCACTGGCACAGCAGCACCTACCGCTCCGTCTCCCGGGACAGCACCGTGGAGGGGATATGGCAGAAAACCGTTCCCCAAGAGGCAGTACAGCATCCATTCCTGATGCACGGTCTCCTGGCACTATCGTCGCTCGATCGAGCGTGTAGTAGCGGTGGGAGGGTACGAGAGGAGCGGGTGAGGACTGCGCAGCAGCATCAGGCTCGCGCGATGGGTGGTCTCTCGGCCGTGCGGAGATTGGAGAATAGCCGCAGTTTGTCGACTTGCAATGCGATGTTTGCGCTGGCGTGTGTGATGGTTTATTATGATCTTGCGTTGCCTCTTTTGACAAGTCCCGCTGAGGGCCGCTCTGCTCTGGACGAGTTTTGTCGCGTGCTTGAGCAAATTCGCGAGTCGATAGTGGTCATGGCTGAGGTCCTCGATCGGGTGAGGGAAGGGGAGCTGTGCCCCTTAATTCGCGAAGACGAAGTCAGGCCAAAAATGCCCGACACATCGCGGTTAGCAATACAATCCCTTCGACGGCGGAATGGGATACTAGCTGCGCGAGATCCTACACACGAGACAGACACCTATGAATCAACAATACAGCACCTGAGCGCCGCTCTCGAACGACTCGCAGAGGGCGGCGAGCCCACGATAATCGCAATAAGGTGGATATGGTTCATCCCGTCTCGATTCATCGAGCTGATGAGTACACGAGAGCCATTTGCACTGGTGATCCTCGCGCACTTCGCCGTGATCATGCATTCATTACAAGGACACTGGTGGATGGGAGAATGGGGGAACCGGGTGCTAGAAGTCATCGGGCAGACGTTAGATGCCGAATGGAGGCAGTCGATTAGTTGGGTGATTGATGCGACTGGGTGTTATATTCCCTTATGA
- a CDS encoding uncharacterized protein (COG:S;~EggNog:ENOG410PWVC;~InterPro:IPR029675;~PFAM:PF04666;~TransMembrane:2 (n14-26c31/32o244-263i275-299o);~go_component: GO:0000139 - Golgi membrane [Evidence IEA];~go_function: GO:0016757 - transferase activity, transferring glycosyl groups [Evidence IEA];~go_process: GO:0006506 - GPI anchor biosynthetic process [Evidence IEA]), whose protein sequence is MVLFNKKQRLWLKALCLVYALLLFYCRYRSARDPTSYFFQPEEGYRPRYSVTRIQESLRFLSSSKHLSVRPASPSTDPSLCIGIVTAKRPLAQNLNTTVGSLLDNLSQEQRSEIAVHVLFAHVISSAHPDFGQPWVSQFVDRVFTYEQLGAPIPTLKKLEHERRISEKSLLDYRLTLESCYHQTNSSWILMLEDDVVAQRHWYERTAQALQTVSKWEKQGKIRRWLYLRLFYTEKFLGWNVEDWPVYLAWSIFAISTPAVLGICARQQVHSWQGVLANSFLVVVCFIGVPVGILIYFLAGRMTVQPMRPGVHLMNRHGCCSQALLFPRGLVPLVSSYLDWKRCASPGPVDSVMEMLGDQGGLDRLAISPSLMQHVGAASYKENRPSYQWEGMYSVHGAHGVWNVEFEGQS, encoded by the coding sequence ATGGTGCTCTTCAACAAAAAGCAGAGACTCTGGCTCAAAGCCCTCTGTCTCGTGTACGCATTGCTCTTATTCTACTGTCGATACCGTTCGGCTCGAGACCCAACATCCTATTTCTTCCAACCAGAGGAAGGCTATCGACCGCGCTACAGCGTTACCAGGATCCAGGAATCTCTACGCTTTCTGTCTTCATCCAAGCATTTGTCCGTTCGTCCTGCTTCGCCATCCACTGATCCTTCCTTATGCATTGGAATTGTCACCGCAAAGCGTCCGCTGGCGCAGAACCTCAACACTACAGTCGGCTCGCTGCTGGACAATCTGTCGCAAGAGCAGCGATCGGAAATTGCGGTTCATGTGCTCTTCGCTCATGTCATCTCTTCTGCCCATCCTGATTTCGGACAGCCGTGGGTCTCACAATTCGTCGACCGTGTGTTTACGTACGAGCAGCTCGGCGCACCAATTCCGACTCTGAAGAAACTAGAGCACGAAAGGAGGATATCGGAGAAGTCTCTCCTCGATTACCGTCTCACTCTCGAATCATGCTACCATCAGACCAACAGTTCGTGGATCCTGATGCTCGAAGACGACGTGGTGGCACAAAGACACTGGTACGAACGCACGGCGCAAGCTCTTCAGACTGTTTCTAAGTGGGAAAAACAAGGGAAGATCAGGCGATGGCTCTATCTGCGGTTGTTCTATACAGAGAAGTTTTTGGGCTGGAATGTCGAGGATTGGCCAGTCTATCTGGCTTGGAGCATATTTGCCATCTCTACGCCCGCAGTGCTGGGCATCTGTGCACGACAACAGGTTCACTCATGGCAGGGTGTTTTGGCAAATTCGtttttggtggtggtatgCTTTATTGGCGTCCCCGTGGGAATCCTTATCTACTTTCTCGCAGGCCGCATGACCGTTCAACCTATGAGGCCGGGCGTGCATCTCATGAACCGACATGGCTGTTGCTCGCAGGCACTTTTGTTTCCACGAGGACTGGTCCCCTTGGTGAGTAGCTATCTTGATTGGAAAAGGTGCGCTTCTCCAGGGCCAGTAGACAGTGTGATGGAGATGCTGGGCGATCAGGGGGGTCTGGACAGGTTGGCTATCTCGCCGTCGCTAATGCAGCATGTCGGGGCTGCTTCGTACAAGGAGAATCGGCCTTCATATCAGTGGGAGGGTATGTATAGTGTGCATGGTGCTCATGGAGTGTGGAACGTCGAGTTTGAGGGGCAATCTTAG
- a CDS encoding enoyl-CoA hydratase/isomerase family protein (COG:I;~EggNog:ENOG410PK7T;~InterPro:IPR001753,IPR029045;~go_function: GO:0003824 - catalytic activity [Evidence IEA]) encodes MDANSPPISIPPSYETLPVTDIKLSHHPPNSPSPTPILIVTLNRPQKHNAYTQAMGESLERVFRTVDIDDRVKVVVLTGAGRTFCAGADLDIGFSGAKQIDPEVYRDR; translated from the coding sequence ATGGACGCCAATTCACCTCCCATCTCAATCCCTCCATCCTACGAAACCCTCCCTGTCACCGACATCAAACTCAGCCACCATCCTCCCAACTCACCATCGCCCACTCCAATCCTCATTGTAACCCTGAATCGTCCACAAAAGCACAATGCCTACACACAAGCCATGGGCGAAAGTCTGGAACGCGTCTTCCGGACTGTCGATATCGACGACCGCGTCAAGGTTGTCGTCCTTACCGGAGCCGGGAGGACATTTTGCGCTGGCGCAGACCTAGACATTGGTTTCAGCGGTGCTAAACAGATTGACCCGGAGGTATACCGCGACAGGTAA
- a CDS encoding uncharacterized protein (COG:I;~EggNog:ENOG410PK7T;~InterPro:IPR029045,IPR014748), with protein sequence MYLVTTGAVFPPTSLHFGPLFAETFSEKEAILARGLEIASDIAENVSPLAGALNRGLLWRGLDSPEETHLLESGILYHMFRGRDQREGVGAFLEKRTPNFRATLEEDGPREYPWWSEVDINPKAKGESKL encoded by the exons ATGTATCTCGTTACCACGGGTGCTGTGTTCCCGCCTACGTCGTTGCATTTCGGGCCGTTGTTTGCGGAGACGTTTTCTGAGAAGGAAGCGATTCTGGCAAGGGGATTGGAGATTGCGAGTGATATTGCGGAGAATGTGAGTCCGTTGGCAGGGGCGTTGAATCGCGGGCTTTTGTGGAGGGGACTTGATTCGCCAGAGGAGACGCATTTGTTGGAGTCGGGGATTTTGTATCATATGTTTCGAGGGAG GGACCAGAGAGAGGGTGTTGGCGCGTTCTTGGAGAAGAGGACGCCGAATTTCAGGGCGACTCTGGAGGAGGATGGTCCCCGAGAGTATCCCTGGTGGTCCGAGGTTGACATTAATCCGAAGGCTAAAGGTGAGTCCAAACTGTAA
- the PAM17 gene encoding presequence translocated-associated motor subunit PAM17 (BUSCO:EOG09264HN5;~COG:U;~EggNog:ENOG410PMZU;~InterPro:IPR013875;~PFAM:PF08566;~TransMembrane:2 (i103-123o143-170i);~go_component: GO:0001405 - PAM complex, Tim23 associated import motor [Evidence IEA]), which translates to MNSISICAPMRTAMLRGRISTAALASPKTPFQVRMGSTSTRTTTPTIQPSMLLQTCSRPRNTLLPASSVLRNTVRANSSSAAPNEAKLDWNSFFKLRATRRRYSVASSVLTSAATTIFGVQYLSTQDIESLGAQVMGLDPIVVLGMSTMACGAVGWLLGPFVGNGLWSLVNRKYTAAFIRKEKEFFDRIRRFRVDPSSNSIANPVPDYYGEKIGSVQGYRSWLKDQRAYNRKRRSFIV; encoded by the exons ATGAACTCCATCTCAATCTGCGCCCCGATGCGCACCGCCATGCTGCGCGGCCGGATCTCAACAGCAGCCCTGGCCTCCCCGAAAACCCCGTTCCAGGTCCGCATGGGCAGCACCTCGACCCGGACGACCACCCCAACGATTCAGCCCTCAATGCTCCTCCAGACATGCTCACGGCCTAGGAATACCTTGCTGCCGGCCTCGTCTGTGCTCCGGAACACCGTCCGCGCGAACTCGTCCTCCGCGGCCCCGAACGAAGCGAAGTTGGACTGGAACTCGTTTTTCAAGCTGCGGGCTACTCGTCGGAGGTACTCTGTTGCATCGTCTGTTCTGACCTCGGCTGCTACGACTATCTTCGGTGTGCAGTACCTTTCGACTCAGGATATTGAATCGCTGGGAGCGCAGGTGATGGGGTTAGATCCGATTGTGGTTCTGGGTATGTCGACGATGGCGTGTGGTGCGGTGGGATGGTTACTTGGTCCGTTTGTTGGAAACGGGCTCTGGTCGTTGGTGAACCGGAAGTACACGGCTGCTTTTATCAGG aaagaaaaggagttCTTCGACCGCATTCGCCGCTTCCGTGTCGACCCCTCGTCCAACTCGATTGCGAACCCTGTTCCCGATTACTACGGTGAGAAGATTGGCAGTGTGCAGGGATACCGGTCGTGGTTGAAGGATCAGAGAGCGTACAACCGGAAGAGGCGCAGCTTCATCGTTTAA
- a CDS encoding putative integral membrane protein (COG:W;~EggNog:ENOG410PN85;~InterPro:IPR006838;~PFAM:PF04750;~TransMembrane:6 (i21-39o51-76i88-107o119-144i151-171o191-212i);~go_component: GO:0016021 - integral component of membrane [Evidence IEA]) gives MPHHLKHPLQRLSSPSRGLSAVVHLVGLASFCWSFKFMHENPNRANEAYGWHFQYLTVIGLSLATLTFFFGILADVTLSARLFLVKNLLSILSAPLEVLISLLYWSLRLIDERLVIPEWAVIPLSADVSFHAIPSIVLLIDLLFFSPPWTIDIVPALGLSGTFAVGYWVWIERCFKLNGWYPYPIFEQVPFEGRVGLFVLSAVVMALSTATLKHLYGRVNGYGTATEARAYPGQVKRNGGH, from the exons ATGCCTCACCATTTGAAACATCCTCTGCAACGGCTGTCCAGTCCTTCCCGAGGACTCTCGGCTGTGGTCCAT TTGGTCGGACTCGCCAGTTTTTGCTGGTCCTTCAAGTT TATGCACGAGAATCCCAATCGGGC TAATGAGGCATACGGCTGGCATTTTCAATACCTCACTGTTATTGGACTTTCTCTGGCGACACTGACCTTTTTTTTCGGTATTCTGGCGGATGTGACGTTGTCGGCCCGACTCTTCTTGGTCAAGAACCTTTTGTCTATTCTTAGTGCTCCTTTGGAAGTATTGATTAGTCTTCTTTACTGGAGTTTGCGCTTG ATCGACGAGCGCTTGGTGATTCCCGAATGGGCGGTGATCCCGCTCAGCGCTG ATGTTAGCTTCCACGCCATTCCATCCATTGTTTTGTTGATTGacctgcttttcttttctcccccaTGGACTATCGACATTGTCCCCGCTCTTGGCTTGTCTGGCACCTTTGCTGTAGGATATTGGGTCTGGATTGAACGGTGCTTTAAGCTCAATGGATG GTACCCGTATCCCATCTTCGAGCAAGTGCCCTTTGAAGGCCGTGTTGGCCTCTTCGTTCTGAGTGCTGTCGTTATGGCACTAAGCACTGCGACTCTGAAGCATCTGTATGGCCGGGTCAATGGCTACGGTACCGCCACTGAGGCTCGTGCGTATCCTGGCCAGGTCAAGCGGAACGGCGGTCATTAA